CGGCTATTTTATTGTTTGGTGGCGCCAGCATGTTGTGGTGGCATCATCTTTACGGCTTATCATTAGCTGGTTTCATCGTACCAATGAACTTTATCGCGCTGGGTGCTACATTCTTAATTGGCGCAGGGGCAGGGGGCGCAATGACGCCCTTTAAAGAAACAGCTGGCTCTGCGGCAGCGCTCATGGGTTTCTTACAGTTCTTTGGTTCTAGTGCGATTGGCACCTTGGTCATGCTAAAACATGCCACAAATGCTTTGCCATTAGGTGTTGCCGCAACCGCATGTGCCTTCATCGCATTAACATTATTCAGAGGAAAACCAGCATGAAACGTGTATTAACATCTCTTGTTACTTGCGGTCTTTTATCTTGCTCCCTTGCATTTGCCGTCGCACCTGAGAACTTACACATCGCGAAAGAACGCGTGAAGCAATATCATGACGCTGGTACTTACCTGAAAGATCAGCAGGCTGTGATACAACTAGCGAAGCGCTATGTGCTAAAACGTGTGGAACATAATCACACCACAGCACTACCACGCAAATTAGCCATTGTCTTTGATATTGATGAAACGGCGCTTTCTAATTATCAACATATGCTTGCCTACGATTTTGGCGGCAATCATGCACTTTACGATCAATGGGAAGGATTAGCTGACGATCCCGCTATTCAGCCCACGTTAGATTTATATAAAACGGCGCTTAGAAATAAAGTACGCATCTGTTTTATTACGGGCCGCCCAGAGAAACTACGAGAAAAAACCATTCGCAATTTAAAGTCAGCCGGTTACACGCGCTGGAACAGCCTAAGCTTACGACAAGCTAGCGACAAGAACCTATCTGTTACCGCCTATAAAACTCAAGCACGTATTGCGATAGAGCGACGCGGATATGAGATCATCGCGAATATTGGCGATCAATACAGCGATTTAAACGGCCGACATGCGGATAGCACATTTAAATTGCCGAATCCGTTTTATTATATTCCTTGAGAAGTGTCCTCAACCTTTAAACCATGCTCTTTTGCTAAACAATCAATTGAGCATTCGGTTTTTCATCTTCTGACGCTTCGTCTTGCTTGTCTCGAATAACGACCTGCTTCAGCCGCCTAAAATATTCAGAAATCACAGAATAGCTACCCCATGCAGAAATGATGGCTGCCGTATCTGACAAACTTTTTCCTGCGGATTGCGCAGGAGTTTCATCATCTGGCAGTTGCCATGTTATTTCAGACGTCGCCTCCAATCGCGGTATCGGGTAATCCGATCGCCTCAAGCCGACACCAATAGGCACATGCGCCCATAAGCCTGCATCCCCGCGTTTTATTTCAACATCAGGCTGATAACCAAAGGCTATTCTTAATGCCTGCCTTACAAGATTCACGCCAAAATAGCGCTGATAAGTAGAAACAACCATGCCACCTGGTGGGCGACTGGCTACCTCAAGAAAAACGTACTCATCATTTGAGTTTTTGAAAATTTCCATATGAAATACGCCATCCGGCATTCCAAGCGCAACGAGTACTTTCTTGGAAAATGCGATCAAAGGCTCGCGATCCGCATGCGCTTCATCCAGCGGCATGCTAGCCAAAACGCGTCCAAACATAAATTCAAGCATTGGATAAGAGTACTCGGAACATTCGGAAAAAATAACTTTACCATCATGAACCAATGAGTTGCAGTGAAATAGCGGGCCAGCAATAAATTCCTCAACCTCATATTCCAATAACAAGACATTCTCTCGTACAGACGCGCTGACAAAATCCTCTTTACTACAAACACGGGTGATACCGTAAGCAGATGCTTCACTGATTGGCTTTAAAATAAAAGGCAATTCTAGCTCTTGGGCCAGCACATCAAAATAGTCATCACAAGCATTTTGGTAACGCTGAAGATCAAAATGCTGAAATCTTGGCGCCCGTATGCCCGCGTTTTGTATTATTTCTTTCATGACTATTTTATCGGTAAAGCGGCTCACCATCTCACATGAGGTGCCGGGCAATGAGAAACTATTTCGAATAGTCGCCGCTAAAGCTTGATAATATTCATTGATGGAGAGTACTTTCAGCGTATCTCCCGCATTCATGAAGGATTGTTCACGCGCCACAATGTTTTTCACTTCACCTTCGTCAAATTCCTGTCTAAGGCGTTTGGTATCATGGGAATGCACCCTGTAAATGTGATCAAGAAAACTAAACTGCTCTTTTAAGCTATCAATCTCTTCTAGCTCCGTAATCAAAACGATGCGGAAACCTAGCGCATCTTTCAATGCAGCTACGTCACAAGTATCCAGATATCTCTCATCGATCAAAACGACTCTTAGCATTTTGTTTTCTCAATTTTTAGATTAAATTGCCCACCCAGCCTGTGCAATTATATTACACGGCGGCAAAAGGGTTGCATGAGAACAGGCAGCTGGCGGCGTCCCACCAGCTTTTTCCGTATTGTTTGAAGTGCTAAGCTTTCTGCTTCAGCCACCCATTCAGCGTATCGATATCAGCAGGGGAGAGTAAGCCAGCATCTTGTTTTAAGCGAATATAATTAGCGATGTATTGGAACATATCTTTCGCATGATTCGATTGTGACAAAAACACATTCGATTGCTGCGTTAACACATCTAACATCGTTGCGGTACCAACTTTAAACTCTGCTTCTGCAGATTTTAACGCGCTTTGCGATGAAATAATCGAACGCTTATCTGCATTGACCTGGCTAATAGTCGCTAACACACCTAAATAATCTTGGCGTGTTTGCGCAACCGTCTGACGATAATCAATATTTTGTTGTTGATACGCACTGCTGTACTGATCACGCGCTTGACGCACTTCTGAATTTACTAAACCACCTTGAAACACAGGCACATTCAAGGTTAATGCTGCAGATGCCGATGTCACGATACCTGTCGCATCATTACTATTATAGTGACTTGCGCTGCGATCATACGCGGCATCTAAATCAACGGAAGGGAGGTGCCCGCCAAAGGCTTGTTTGATAGCG
This sequence is a window from marine bacterium B5-7. Protein-coding genes within it:
- a CDS encoding acid phosphatase, producing the protein MKRVLTSLVTCGLLSCSLAFAVAPENLHIAKERVKQYHDAGTYLKDQQAVIQLAKRYVLKRVEHNHTTALPRKLAIVFDIDETALSNYQHMLAYDFGGNHALYDQWEGLADDPAIQPTLDLYKTALRNKVRICFITGRPEKLREKTIRNLKSAGYTRWNSLSLRQASDKNLSVTAYKTQARIAIERRGYEIIANIGDQYSDLNGRHADSTFKLPNPFYYIP